Proteins from a genomic interval of Lycium ferocissimum isolate CSIRO_LF1 chromosome 2, AGI_CSIRO_Lferr_CH_V1, whole genome shotgun sequence:
- the LOC132046968 gene encoding proline dehydrogenase 2, mitochondrial-like isoform X3 encodes MANKVFCPKLLKNLGFHVRRLNSAPSPLSAVPPLNFTGDFNAATVTAPNLLDTTPQINTALQNHNNIINFDDVKELFYGVPTTKLIRSSLTLQMAAIEPMVDLGMWVMNSKLMEMPVFKEVMLGFVKNTFYEHFCAGKDLADVRRTVTNLSNSGLKAMLDYGVEHATENESCDQSMKSFIQTIESTKSLPESSASFVVAKITAICTPRLLKRLSDLLRWEEKDPSFNLPWKQQSLPLFAENSPIYHTSKKPEPLTAEEERDLQLAHQRLVKICEKCVEHDVPLLIDAEDTTIQPAIDYFAYSAAIKYHRGDQPLIFGTIQAYLKDAKERMVIAKKAAEKMGVPMGFKLVRGAYMCSEKQFASSLGFKSPIHDSIEQTHACFNSCAEFMIEEIANGSGAVVLATHNIESGRLAATKAIDLGIKNERQNLQFAQLYGMAEGLSFGLRNAGFQVSKYLPFGPVEQIMHYLMRRAEENRGLLSTSAFDRQLMRKELTRRFEAATS; translated from the exons ATGGCAAATAAGGTTTTCTGTCCGAAACTCCTTAAGAACCTCGGATTTCATGTCCGCCGCTTAAACTCAGCTCCATCACCTCTTTCCGCCGTTCCTCCGTTAAATTTCACTGGCGATTTTAACGCCGCTACCGTTACCGCACCTAATTTGTTAGACACCACACCACAGATTAACACAGCCCTTCAAAACCATAATAACATTATCAATTTTGACGATGTTAAGGAGCTATTCTATGGGGTTCCAACCACAAAGTTGATTCGATCATCGCTAACGTTACAGATGGCGGCGATTGAACCAATGGTTGATTTGGGTATGTGGGTAATGAATTCTAAACTTATGGAAATGCCTGTTTTTAAGGAGGTAATGTTGGGGTTTgttaaaaatacattttatgAACATTTTTGTGCCGGAAAAGACTTAGCGGACGTCCGTCGGACCGTTACAAATCTTTCTAATTCTGGCTTAAAAGCCATGCTTGATTATGGGGTGGAACATGCCACCGAAAATGAGTCGTGTGACCAGAGTATGAAGTCGTTTATTCAAACCATTGAATCAACGAAATCGCTTCCAGAATCTTCT gcTAGCTTTGTGGTAGCAAAGATAACAGCAATTTGTACACCAAGGCTGCTCAAAAGATTGAGTGATTTGCTTAGATGGGAAGAAAAAGATCCTTCATTCAATCTCCCATGGAAGCAACAGTCACTCCCACTTTTCGCCGAAAACAGCCCTATTTACCATACGTCGAAAAAACCCGAACCTCTAACGGCAGAGGAAGAGCGTGATCTTCAATTAGCTCATCAAAGACTCGTGAAAATTTGCGAGAAATGTGTTGAACATGATGTTCCCTTACTCATTGATGCGGAAGATACAACTATTCAACCTGCAATCGATTACTTTGCGTATTCTGCAGCTATTAAATACCACAGAGGCGATCAACCTTTGATTTTCGGAACAATTCAAGCATACTTGAAAGACGCGAAGGAACGAATGGTTATCGCGAAAAAGGCTGCAGAGAAAATGGGAGTTCCAATGGGATTTAAGCTTGTGAGGGGAGCTTATATGTGTAGCGAAAAACAATTCGCTTCTAGTTTAGGTTTCAAGTCTCCAATTCACGATAGCATTGAGCAAACACATGCTTGCTTCAATTCATGTGCCGAGTTTATGATTGAAGAGATTGCTAATGGTTCTGGTGCAGTTGTTCTTGCTACTCATAACATTGAGTCAG GAAGACTTGCTGCAACCAAAGCTATAGACTTGGGAATCAAAAATGAGAGACAGAATCTCCAATTTGCTCAGCTCTATGGTATGGCTGAAGGGCTTTCTTTTGGGCTGAGAAATGCAGGATTCCAAGTGAGCAAGTATTTGCCATTTGGTCCTGTTGAGCAAATTATGCACTACCTTATGAGGCGCGCTGAAGAAAACAGAGGACTCTTATCTACATCGGCTTTCGATAGGCAACTCATgag GAAGGAATTGACCAGGAGATTCGAAGCGGCAACTTCTTGA
- the LOC132047882 gene encoding WD repeat-containing protein 55-like — MACVEIDLGKLPFDIDFHPSDHLVAAALITGDLLLYRYNADSLAQKLLEVKAHSESCRAVRFIHEGRAIVTGSPDCSILATDVETGSEIVRLENCHGAAVNRIVNMTESTIASGDDEGCIKVWDTRQRSCSNTFNAHEEYISDINFAADSMKLLATSGDGSLSVLADHVSSAEIFGSTVYANRHESSQ; from the exons ATGGCTTGTGTGGAGATAGACCTTGGAAAGCTTCCATTTGACATTGATTTTCATCCATCTGACCACCTTGTTGCTGCTGCTCTCATCACTGGTGACCTCCTCTT GTACCGTTACAATGCTGATTCTCTGGCTCAAAA GTTGTTGGAAGTTAAAGCTCATAGTGAATCATGTAGAGCTGTTCGGTTTATCCACGAGGGCCGTG CAATTGTGACGGGGTCTCCGGATTGTTCTATTCTTGCAACGGACGTTGAAACCGGCTCAGAAATTGTTCGCCTGGAGAATTGCCATGG GGCTGCTGTTAATCGAATTGTTAATATGACGGAGTCAACTATTGCTTCTGGAGATGATGAAGGATGCATTAAG GTATGGGATACCAGACAACGCTCGTGCTCCAATACTTTTAATGCACATGAAGAATACATTTCAGATATTAACTTTGCAGCTGATTCCATGAAACTATTGGCAACAAG TGGTGACGGGTCACTTTCTGTTT TAGCTGATCATGTTTCAAGTGCAGAAATTTTTGGATCAACTGTATACGCAAATCGCCATGAAAGCAGCCAATAA